Proteins from a single region of Gemmatimonadaceae bacterium:
- a CDS encoding glycosyl hydrolase-related protein produces MFTAHVVAHTHWDREWYHPFVRFRQRLVALVDDLLDDPPGPDESFLLDGQAIVVEDYLDVRPERAAELAALLQRGRLEAGPWYVLADELIPSGEALVRNLLLGRRVLRRLRASPPAVLYCPDSFGHPAALPLIACGFGLPLVILWRGYGGRRWPSGDAALWSAPDGQRVLLYHLPPNGYEYGSNLPADAPAARDRWQRMRATFQPRAVTDVVLVPNGADHHARQLKQREAVRALAGQAQATGDTLHASSLNAFADEILARARTRDLPVVSGELRDSYGYTWTLQGTFASRAAQKRHNARAERLLLRDAEPWSALARRRDGTSRLPLLVAAWRTLLQSHPHDTLCGCSIDPVAYAMNRRLEDAMVQGIGIRDDAIAQLVGHDPVTARTREEVWTPLVVVRNRAARRRGGVAIVEIKQFLADIPVGPGSASAAVRRAARVEHPKLGVSQLQRLGRRIGYDQLESPQHYPDKDLVAVTRAAVWVEAVPGYGLSSYPLGGRATSRGAGTRPVVVTDTTVDNGLVRLMVSAEGRVSVQHAGRRIDDLLIIEDRIDRGDLYTPSIRGTAALPEFLGVTTTMRGPLIGELRLRWRLRDIESSARRRSATTLAVRLSLTAEAALVRLAVSGNNHRRDHRLRVGLRTDISAGDVWADAAFGPLPRLPLEVPDEDARDETPPATAPLHRYVSLFNARRGATLFSDGLAEYEAASRGELFITLLRAVGALSRKNLPERPGHAGWPAPTPGAQSLGPFAARFALMLHGSRTPETIDAIEHAADDALLPLEGRTIRSPRNLPLASLGVELRGVGLAFSTLKDSEDGEWLVARCVNLLDTPVDGAWRFGVPIREAYTARLDETIGEPLTLTENTVPFKAAPRAVVTILVR; encoded by the coding sequence GTGTTCACTGCTCACGTCGTCGCTCATACACACTGGGACCGCGAGTGGTATCACCCATTCGTGCGTTTTCGTCAACGACTCGTTGCCCTGGTTGACGATTTGTTAGACGACCCACCTGGGCCTGATGAGAGTTTTCTGCTCGACGGGCAGGCCATCGTGGTCGAGGACTATCTCGACGTGCGCCCGGAGCGCGCCGCGGAGCTGGCGGCCTTGCTGCAGCGCGGCCGCCTCGAGGCCGGACCCTGGTATGTCCTCGCCGACGAGCTGATTCCCTCCGGCGAAGCGCTCGTTCGCAATCTCCTCCTCGGCCGGCGAGTGCTGCGTCGTCTTCGGGCGTCCCCACCGGCAGTGCTCTATTGTCCCGACTCCTTCGGTCACCCCGCGGCGCTTCCGCTCATCGCGTGTGGGTTTGGACTGCCGCTCGTCATCCTGTGGCGGGGCTACGGCGGCCGCCGCTGGCCGTCGGGCGACGCGGCGCTCTGGTCGGCTCCGGACGGTCAGCGCGTCCTGCTCTATCATCTCCCGCCTAACGGCTACGAGTACGGTTCGAATCTGCCAGCGGACGCGCCCGCGGCACGCGATCGCTGGCAGCGCATGCGCGCCACATTCCAGCCGCGTGCCGTAACTGACGTCGTGCTCGTGCCTAACGGCGCCGATCACCACGCGCGGCAGCTGAAACAGCGCGAGGCGGTGCGTGCGCTCGCGGGCCAGGCGCAGGCGACGGGCGACACGCTGCACGCGAGCTCCCTGAACGCGTTCGCCGACGAGATCCTCGCTCGCGCACGAACACGCGACCTCCCCGTCGTCTCAGGCGAGCTCCGTGACTCCTACGGCTACACGTGGACGCTCCAGGGCACCTTCGCCTCGCGCGCCGCGCAGAAGCGGCACAACGCTCGCGCCGAGCGACTCCTCCTTCGTGACGCCGAGCCGTGGTCGGCGCTGGCCAGACGACGCGACGGCACGTCGCGTCTGCCCCTTCTCGTTGCGGCCTGGCGGACGCTTCTTCAGTCGCATCCGCACGACACCCTCTGCGGATGCTCGATCGACCCCGTTGCCTATGCCATGAATCGGCGGCTCGAAGACGCGATGGTGCAGGGCATCGGCATTCGCGATGACGCTATCGCTCAACTCGTCGGCCACGATCCCGTTACGGCGCGAACGAGGGAGGAGGTATGGACACCGCTCGTCGTCGTGCGGAACCGTGCCGCGCGACGCCGCGGCGGCGTTGCGATCGTCGAGATCAAGCAGTTCCTCGCCGACATTCCGGTCGGACCGGGCTCCGCGTCGGCCGCCGTGCGCCGCGCTGCTCGTGTTGAGCACCCGAAACTTGGCGTCTCGCAGCTCCAGCGCCTCGGCCGGCGCATCGGCTACGACCAGCTCGAGTCCCCGCAGCATTACCCCGACAAGGATCTCGTCGCGGTCACCCGCGCTGCGGTGTGGGTCGAGGCCGTGCCCGGCTACGGCCTTTCCAGCTACCCGTTAGGCGGGCGCGCGACATCGCGTGGCGCGGGAACTCGGCCAGTCGTCGTAACCGATACGACAGTCGACAACGGCCTCGTCAGGCTCATGGTGTCGGCCGAAGGACGCGTATCGGTGCAGCACGCCGGGCGACGGATCGACGATCTGCTCATCATCGAAGACCGGATCGATCGCGGCGATCTCTACACGCCATCGATCCGCGGCACCGCGGCGCTCCCGGAATTCCTGGGTGTCACGACGACAATGCGAGGCCCGCTGATCGGTGAGTTGCGTCTGCGCTGGCGGCTTCGTGACATCGAAAGCTCTGCGCGCCGGCGGTCCGCAACGACGCTGGCCGTTCGCCTTTCGTTGACTGCCGAGGCCGCGTTGGTGCGATTGGCCGTCAGCGGAAACAACCATCGCCGAGATCACCGCCTCCGCGTAGGCCTCCGAACCGATATCTCGGCAGGCGATGTCTGGGCCGACGCTGCATTCGGACCACTGCCGCGTCTACCGCTCGAGGTGCCTGACGAGGATGCCCGCGACGAGACCCCGCCAGCCACCGCGCCGCTCCATCGATACGTGTCCCTGTTCAATGCCAGACGCGGTGCCACGCTCTTCAGCGATGGTCTCGCCGAGTACGAGGCGGCGTCGCGTGGAGAGCTGTTCATCACGCTTCTGCGTGCCGTCGGCGCGCTGTCGCGAAAGAATCTGCCGGAGCGCCCGGGGCATGCGGGCTGGCCCGCACCAACGCCAGGGGCCCAGTCGCTTGGCCCTTTCGCCGCGCGCTTCGCGCTCATGCTACATGGCTCGCGTACGCCGGAAACGATCGATGCGATCGAGCATGCGGCCGATGACGCTCTGCTGCCCCTCGAGGGACGCACGATCCGCTCGCCTCGAAACCTGCCGCTGGCATCGTTAGGTGTCGAGCTCCGGGGCGTCGGTCTCGCCTTTTCGACGCTCAAGGACTCCGAGGATGGCGAGTGGCTCGTGGCGCGCTGCGTGAACCTTCTCGACACCCCGGTCGACGGCGCATGGCGATTCGGCGTTCCGATCCGCGAGGCGTACACGGCACGCCTGGACGAAACCATCGGCGAGCCGTTGACGCTAACCGAGAACACCGTGCCGTTCAAAGCCGCGCCGCGCGCCGTCGTGACGATCCTCGTTCGTTAG
- a CDS encoding ABC transporter permease produces the protein MPSEPGRSWRFPALTTLERVCLGTLVLFALGALFVPLAARRDPLSIGDVLSLRLVPPLASDARGDFHLLGTDRFGRDLFVRMMLAGRLSLSVGVVGSVLAALVGTLVGAIAAWRGGAADSVSMAIADALLAIPRLVLLLVCAALWQPGLATVVVVLIATGWMGVARLVRGEVLGVRAQPYVDAATALGARPRRVLLRHALPNALGPAIVATTLGVGNAILLESGLSFLGLGIQPPQPSWGNMIAGGRDLIVAAPWVAIAPGLALIVTVLACTLLGDSLRDRLAGEAGVTLRDRA, from the coding sequence GTGCCGTCTGAACCAGGACGCAGCTGGCGCTTTCCGGCGCTCACGACGCTCGAGCGTGTGTGCCTCGGCACGCTGGTGCTGTTCGCGTTAGGCGCGCTCTTCGTTCCATTGGCCGCGCGACGCGATCCTCTGTCAATCGGCGACGTACTGTCTCTCCGACTCGTGCCTCCGCTCGCCAGCGACGCCCGTGGCGACTTTCACCTGCTCGGCACCGATCGCTTCGGCCGGGATCTGTTCGTGCGGATGATGCTTGCGGGGCGGTTGTCGCTATCGGTGGGCGTCGTGGGCTCGGTGTTGGCGGCGCTCGTGGGCACGTTGGTCGGCGCGATCGCGGCGTGGCGCGGCGGCGCTGCCGACAGCGTGTCGATGGCGATTGCGGACGCCCTGCTCGCGATTCCCCGTCTCGTTTTGCTACTCGTCTGCGCGGCGCTCTGGCAGCCGGGGCTCGCGACGGTCGTGGTCGTGCTCATTGCAACGGGATGGATGGGCGTCGCGCGCCTCGTGCGCGGGGAGGTGCTGGGCGTTCGCGCGCAACCGTACGTCGACGCGGCGACGGCGCTCGGCGCGCGGCCGCGGCGCGTATTGTTGCGTCACGCGCTGCCTAACGCGCTAGGTCCGGCGATTGTCGCCACGACGCTCGGCGTCGGGAATGCCATCCTGCTCGAGAGTGGCTTGTCGTTCCTTGGACTGGGCATCCAGCCGCCCCAGCCGAGCTGGGGGAACATGATCGCGGGCGGGCGCGACCTGATCGTCGCGGCGCCTTGGGTAGCAATCGCGCCCGGGCTCGCCCTGATCGTTACCGTGCTCGCCTGTACGCTGCTCGGTGACAGCTTGCGTGATCGACTCGCCGGCGAAGCCGGGGTCACGCTACGCGATCGAGCGTAG
- a CDS encoding ABC transporter permease: MIPDWIARTAPLLRRLGGAIVLLWLVVTITFVLVRVAPGDPALLLVPPTATAQDAARLRSELGLDRPIVVQYARWMSGVLHGNLGESFSSRRPVGRELREAMPISLFLGGSALFITFIVGVPLGILQAARRGRPVDHVLTVTATVVYAAPSYWLALALVAVFTYGAATWGFPPAMRLPAFGMQSPGLELHGGARLLDIGRHAVLPLTILAAIGAAGIARYARTSVADILAQDWVRTARAKGVSPRRVYLRHVLFNILPAMVVLFALSLPGVVAGSIFVESVFAWPGMGRLMVTAIAARDYPVVLGATVWYAALVIFANLAADVALPLLDPRRAV; the protein is encoded by the coding sequence GTGATTCCCGATTGGATTGCGCGCACCGCTCCACTCCTCCGCCGGCTCGGCGGCGCGATCGTTTTGCTCTGGCTCGTCGTCACCATCACCTTCGTGCTGGTTCGCGTCGCACCTGGCGATCCCGCGCTGCTACTCGTCCCGCCAACCGCCACGGCGCAGGACGCCGCGCGATTGCGCTCTGAGCTCGGCCTCGATCGTCCAATCGTCGTTCAATATGCACGGTGGATGAGTGGCGTGCTGCACGGGAATCTCGGCGAGAGCTTTTCGTCGCGCCGGCCCGTTGGCCGCGAGTTGCGCGAGGCGATGCCGATTTCGCTCTTCCTCGGCGGAAGTGCCCTCTTCATCACGTTCATTGTCGGCGTCCCGCTCGGGATCCTGCAGGCGGCGCGGCGTGGTCGTCCGGTTGATCATGTCCTCACAGTAACGGCAACCGTGGTCTACGCGGCGCCGAGCTATTGGTTGGCGCTCGCGCTCGTGGCCGTGTTCACATATGGCGCGGCGACCTGGGGCTTCCCGCCCGCGATGCGCCTCCCCGCGTTCGGGATGCAGTCTCCGGGCCTGGAGTTGCACGGCGGTGCGCGGCTGCTGGACATCGGCCGCCACGCCGTTCTTCCCCTAACGATTCTCGCCGCGATCGGTGCCGCGGGCATTGCGCGGTACGCACGCACGAGCGTCGCCGACATTCTCGCGCAGGATTGGGTACGTACCGCACGCGCGAAGGGGGTCTCACCACGGCGAGTGTATCTCCGGCACGTGCTCTTCAACATTCTCCCTGCGATGGTCGTGCTCTTCGCGCTGTCGCTACCCGGCGTGGTCGCCGGCTCGATCTTCGTCGAGAGTGTTTTTGCGTGGCCGGGAATGGGCCGCCTCATGGTCACAGCGATCGCGGCGCGTGATTATCCCGTGGTGCTCGGCGCGACGGTGTGGTATGCGGCGCTCGTGATTTTCGCGAATCTCGCCGCCGACGTCGCGCTCCCTCTGCTCGATCCACGACGTGCCGTCTGA
- a CDS encoding peptide ABC transporter substrate-binding protein, which produces MSEAARRSIARSGAIVVLLVTGCVAERPANTVVYASGADLESGNPLVTVHPLSRQVQRYMLFVTLARYDSALAPIPYGARSWEWSKDRRALTLQLVNGLRWQDGVVTTSRDVVFTVDAARDPATGYPRAADLAAIDSAVARDDSTVTLHFAREQFGFPLVLCELPILPAHLLAQVPRREMRRAPFNLAPVGNGPFRFIDRRAGDHWTFARNADFPASLGGPPHVGGVVIVVVDEPTTKFAGLASGELDVAGISPSVAPLVRRDRSLRVLDYPVLFSVGLVFNAHRPPFDDLRVRRAIDLSLDRDRIVRAALAGYGTPASGPVPPDNPLARLAVAQIDIKMADSLLDAAGWTRRSGTWRTRGGRPFVVDLLTVGSGDNALEQLVQADLAGRGIRVNIRQVELGRFLAEARAPEKQFDMLVAGIPGDLSLSYVGAMFDSRQAGGALDYAGYHTRMLDSLFAAVRDARSPTDARAAWLSIQIQLARDVPVAWIYHSRGIQGISARLHDVRMDLRGELATIASWSIGTPARALAIKR; this is translated from the coding sequence ATGTCGGAAGCGGCGCGCCGGTCAATTGCGCGAAGCGGCGCGATCGTCGTTCTCTTGGTCACAGGATGCGTTGCGGAGCGGCCGGCAAATACGGTCGTCTACGCGTCAGGCGCCGACCTCGAGAGCGGCAATCCACTCGTCACCGTGCATCCGCTGTCGCGGCAGGTGCAGCGATACATGCTCTTCGTGACGCTGGCGCGCTACGACAGCGCGTTGGCGCCGATCCCGTACGGCGCGCGCAGCTGGGAATGGTCGAAGGATCGTCGTGCGTTGACGCTACAACTCGTCAACGGCCTGCGCTGGCAGGATGGCGTCGTCACGACTTCACGTGACGTGGTCTTCACCGTCGACGCCGCTCGCGATCCGGCCACGGGCTACCCGCGGGCGGCGGACCTCGCCGCGATCGATTCCGCCGTGGCGCGGGACGATTCCACCGTCACGCTGCACTTCGCGCGCGAGCAGTTCGGCTTCCCGCTCGTGCTCTGTGAGCTGCCGATCCTTCCCGCGCATCTGCTCGCCCAGGTACCACGTCGTGAAATGCGTCGCGCGCCGTTCAATCTCGCGCCGGTGGGAAACGGTCCCTTCCGCTTTATCGATCGGCGCGCGGGCGATCATTGGACGTTCGCCCGCAACGCGGATTTTCCCGCCTCGCTCGGCGGTCCGCCGCACGTTGGCGGTGTCGTCATCGTCGTCGTCGACGAACCCACGACGAAGTTTGCCGGTTTGGCGAGCGGCGAGCTCGACGTCGCCGGCATCTCGCCCTCGGTGGCACCGCTCGTTAGGCGCGACCGATCACTTCGCGTTCTCGATTATCCTGTGCTCTTCAGCGTCGGTCTGGTCTTCAACGCCCATCGTCCGCCCTTCGACGACCTCCGCGTCCGACGCGCCATCGATTTGTCTCTCGACCGCGACCGCATCGTGCGCGCCGCACTCGCCGGCTACGGAACGCCGGCCTCCGGGCCGGTTCCACCGGACAACCCGCTCGCACGCCTCGCGGTAGCACAGATCGATATCAAGATGGCCGACTCCCTGCTCGATGCCGCTGGGTGGACGCGTCGCTCGGGCACATGGCGAACGCGCGGTGGACGTCCCTTCGTCGTCGATCTTCTCACGGTCGGTAGTGGAGACAATGCCCTCGAGCAGCTCGTGCAAGCCGACCTCGCGGGACGAGGGATTCGCGTCAACATCCGCCAGGTGGAGCTCGGGCGATTCCTCGCCGAGGCGCGCGCGCCGGAGAAGCAGTTCGACATGCTCGTTGCTGGTATTCCGGGCGATCTCTCGCTCTCATATGTCGGCGCGATGTTCGATTCTCGTCAGGCAGGCGGCGCTCTGGACTATGCGGGCTATCATACCCGCATGCTCGACTCGCTCTTTGCTGCCGTCCGCGACGCCAGATCGCCAACCGATGCGCGCGCTGCCTGGCTCTCGATCCAGATACAGCTCGCGCGCGACGTGCCCGTCGCGTGGATCTATCACTCGCGCGGCATTCAGGGCATCTCGGCGCGGCTTCACGATGTGCGGATGGATCTTCGCGGCGAACTGGCGACCATCGCGAGCTGGAGCATCGGAACGCCCGCTCGAGCTCTCGCCATCAAGCGATGA
- a CDS encoding heparinase II/III family protein has protein sequence MTLLVRDDALRARSSVASAELAPLADGLSGELAPVLARDLYIPREKALLSREGGRCPRDGTTLAFDPFSPHRHRCPRCGEMYTGVLHDRFWVFWYQLWLAERAVHGAVLANLRCEESAGAFAARVLDRYVDQYLLYPNRDNVLGPTRPFFSTYLESIWLLNLCIATDLLERWRPEHVSLGARVRERIVEPSSALIGSYDEGASNRQVWNDAALLAASRLLDRSELGERALFGRSGITYHLANGLLADGTWYEGENYHLFAHRGLWYGVTIAETNDVELPGDLVGRFQEGFATPLLSALPDMTLPSRRDSQYAISLRQPRFAELCELGLARAAGDGDSRLRGALRRLYMDDVPRRETGRAQSTADVERNLPGTHLTRADLGWRSLLFARPTLPPLDSSSLGSVLLDAQGLAVFRRANERAYVALDFGASGGGHGHPDRLNMLLSDGPTRWLDDMGTGSYVDPSLHWYRSTLAHNAPLFNGYQQQRVDGELLAFEEQGDAGWVCARAIDLFPGVVAMRTLIVAEHYVLDELAWEGDKRGVMDLPIHIDAAAVAIRRSALNPLARLYENVAQLDDTLGALGEQRGRALAAHTTIRITARDGLRRLEGFLMASRPSILYRATAPGPPGKGRTPFLLIRIPTIGETAWVRTVWSWSDAVETIRLDPRGAFTTVELRDGSHDRLSHTMAGYRIDRIAEGATRTIQLGGLAKAEPVNGQSESHSAPPILAELTLGQPMVFDLAGDDYRRSEESWDESGRPRAQVRLVCEPNELMLDVAVYKTGELTFVPENAVNPYDNEHPDINGDGMQLYLVDQRGAGGWMFVPELDAAKKGRVRARVIDGSDLPRVQASWHPIEGGYAISIRLPFQSAQNPLSEIAVGLVVNEKPAGRERRRGQLVLGGARGEFVYLRGDREEHDRLPRFRIVK, from the coding sequence ATGACGCTTCTCGTACGCGATGACGCGCTCCGCGCCCGTTCCAGTGTCGCGAGTGCGGAGCTCGCGCCATTGGCAGACGGCTTGTCCGGGGAGCTCGCGCCCGTCCTCGCGCGAGACCTGTACATCCCTCGCGAGAAGGCGCTGCTCTCACGCGAAGGAGGACGCTGTCCGCGCGATGGTACCACCCTCGCCTTCGATCCGTTCTCGCCGCATCGTCATCGGTGTCCCCGTTGCGGCGAGATGTACACCGGCGTGCTTCACGATCGGTTCTGGGTTTTCTGGTATCAGCTCTGGCTCGCCGAGCGTGCCGTGCACGGCGCCGTCCTCGCCAACCTGCGCTGTGAAGAATCAGCTGGTGCGTTCGCCGCGCGTGTCCTCGATCGCTACGTCGATCAGTATTTGCTCTATCCCAACCGCGACAACGTCCTCGGTCCCACTCGGCCTTTCTTCAGCACGTACCTCGAATCGATTTGGCTGTTGAATCTCTGCATCGCTACCGACCTTCTCGAGCGGTGGCGTCCAGAGCACGTCTCCCTCGGCGCGCGCGTCCGCGAGCGGATCGTCGAGCCGAGCTCTGCGCTCATCGGCTCGTACGACGAAGGTGCCTCGAATCGACAAGTATGGAACGATGCCGCGCTCCTCGCGGCGAGTCGGTTGCTCGATCGCTCGGAGCTTGGCGAACGCGCGCTCTTCGGCCGGAGTGGAATCACCTACCATCTCGCCAATGGGCTGCTTGCCGACGGCACGTGGTACGAAGGGGAGAATTATCACCTCTTTGCACACCGGGGACTCTGGTATGGCGTCACGATCGCCGAGACAAACGACGTCGAGCTGCCGGGGGATCTCGTCGGCCGATTTCAAGAGGGCTTTGCGACGCCGTTACTGAGCGCGCTTCCCGACATGACGCTTCCGTCCAGGCGCGACTCGCAATACGCGATTTCGCTCCGACAACCTCGTTTCGCGGAACTGTGCGAGCTCGGCCTTGCTCGTGCGGCGGGCGACGGCGACTCGCGGCTGCGCGGCGCGCTCCGCCGGCTGTACATGGATGACGTACCGCGCCGTGAAACGGGTCGCGCGCAGTCGACGGCTGATGTCGAGCGCAACCTGCCCGGTACCCATCTCACTCGAGCCGATCTCGGTTGGCGTTCACTATTGTTCGCCCGGCCGACGCTGCCACCGCTTGATTCGTCTTCGTTAGGCAGCGTCCTCCTCGACGCACAGGGCCTGGCGGTCTTTCGACGTGCGAACGAGCGCGCGTACGTGGCGCTCGACTTCGGTGCATCGGGAGGAGGGCACGGACATCCCGATCGCCTCAACATGCTTCTGTCTGACGGGCCAACGCGATGGCTCGACGACATGGGGACGGGCTCGTACGTCGACCCGTCCCTGCATTGGTACCGCAGCACCCTCGCGCACAACGCGCCGCTATTCAACGGCTACCAGCAGCAACGTGTGGACGGCGAGCTCCTCGCGTTCGAAGAACAAGGCGATGCCGGCTGGGTCTGTGCGCGCGCGATCGACTTGTTCCCCGGCGTCGTGGCGATGCGCACGTTGATCGTGGCAGAGCACTACGTTCTCGACGAGTTGGCGTGGGAAGGTGACAAGCGCGGGGTGATGGATCTCCCGATTCATATCGATGCCGCGGCGGTCGCGATTCGTCGCTCCGCGCTCAACCCGCTTGCACGACTCTACGAGAATGTCGCGCAACTCGACGATACCCTCGGCGCTCTTGGCGAACAGCGCGGACGCGCGCTCGCTGCCCACACCACCATACGGATCACTGCTCGCGACGGCTTGCGCCGTCTCGAGGGATTTCTGATGGCGTCACGCCCCTCGATTCTGTACCGCGCCACGGCGCCTGGACCGCCAGGCAAGGGACGGACACCGTTTCTTCTGATTCGTATCCCGACCATCGGCGAGACCGCTTGGGTGCGTACGGTGTGGAGCTGGTCCGACGCCGTCGAGACGATTCGGCTCGACCCTCGCGGCGCATTTACGACAGTCGAGCTTCGCGACGGCTCGCACGACCGCTTAAGCCACACGATGGCGGGTTATCGCATCGATCGAATCGCCGAAGGTGCCACTCGCACCATTCAACTCGGCGGCCTCGCCAAGGCGGAGCCGGTCAATGGGCAGAGTGAATCCCATTCTGCGCCGCCGATTCTCGCCGAGCTAACTCTTGGGCAACCGATGGTGTTCGACCTCGCCGGTGACGACTACCGCCGATCGGAAGAAAGCTGGGACGAATCGGGCCGTCCGAGAGCGCAGGTCCGTCTCGTGTGTGAGCCTAACGAGTTGATGCTCGACGTTGCCGTGTACAAGACTGGAGAGCTGACCTTCGTTCCTGAGAATGCCGTCAATCCGTACGACAATGAACACCCCGACATCAACGGCGATGGCATGCAGCTGTATCTAGTAGACCAACGTGGCGCCGGCGGATGGATGTTCGTTCCCGAGCTCGACGCCGCGAAGAAGGGAAGGGTACGCGCACGAGTTATCGACGGGTCGGATTTACCACGGGTGCAGGCGAGCTGGCATCCCATCGAAGGCGGGTACGCGATTAGCATCCGGTTGCCCTTCCAGTCGGCGCAGAACCCGCTCTCGGAGATCGCAGTCGGCCTCGTCGTAAACGAGAAACCCGCTGGACGTGAGCGACGCCGCGGCCAGCTGGTCCTCGGCGGCGCGCGTGGCGAGTTTGTCTACCTCCGCGGTGACCGCGAGGAACACGATCGTCTTCCGCGTTTCCGAATCGTGAAATGA
- a CDS encoding TrmH family RNA methyltransferase gives MLLDAVVVVLYEPQNPINIAATIRAMKNMGVSRLRLVRPVEYDPYRLEGIAHATNDLIERIERFDSFDEAVADCVRIVGFTARRRSAKWRFIDPRASAEELLESAAEGPVAMVFGREDSGLPNDILDRMHAAVVIPTTEHASLNLAQAALLGLYELHLAAGDATRWIAPAKKLAPPPTAEQFERAYADIERGLAAIEFFKTRNVELIMRSVRSLLYRAKPDARELSLVRAMSIEIVRFLERTGRT, from the coding sequence GTGCTTCTCGACGCCGTGGTCGTCGTTCTCTACGAGCCACAAAATCCGATCAACATCGCCGCCACCATTCGCGCGATGAAGAACATGGGCGTCTCCCGGCTCCGGCTCGTCCGGCCCGTGGAGTACGATCCGTATCGACTCGAAGGCATCGCCCACGCCACAAACGATCTCATCGAACGCATCGAGCGCTTCGATTCATTCGACGAAGCGGTCGCCGATTGTGTGCGCATCGTGGGCTTCACGGCGCGGCGACGCTCCGCGAAATGGCGTTTCATCGATCCGCGCGCGTCCGCCGAGGAGCTGCTCGAATCCGCCGCTGAGGGACCGGTGGCGATGGTCTTTGGTCGTGAGGATAGCGGACTCCCGAACGACATTCTCGATCGCATGCACGCGGCGGTGGTCATACCAACCACAGAGCATGCTTCGTTGAATTTGGCGCAAGCGGCGCTCCTCGGTCTCTACGAATTGCATCTCGCCGCCGGGGACGCCACGCGCTGGATTGCTCCGGCGAAGAAGCTCGCGCCGCCGCCGACCGCCGAACAGTTCGAGCGCGCCTATGCTGACATCGAGCGCGGCCTCGCCGCAATCGAATTCTTCAAAACGCGCAACGTCGAGCTGATTATGCGTTCGGTGCGTTCGTTGTTGTATCGCGCCAAGCCGGATGCCCGCGAGCTTTCGCTCGTGCGCGCGATGAGCATCGAGATCGTGCGCTTTCTCGAGCGCACGGGCCGGACTTGA